GGCGTTCACGATCGTCGACATTGTTTGCCGAGTCTGCGCGATGACATCGCCCGGTCCGACCAACTTCCCATCCTTCATGGCGGTCGTTCCCGCCACGTAGAGATGCTCGCCGACGCGAACGGCGCGTGAATAACCGCCCTTTGCTTCCCAGGGTCCCCGGACGAGATCAATTGGCGTTTCATGGTTTCTCCATTCCAGCTGCGACGTTTTGTATCGGGCTCATGCCGATCGAGACTGGCTCTCGGAAGGGACCCCGCTACCGATGATTGCGTCGACATCGATTTCGATTTTCAGATCGGGATGAATCAGCCCCGCCACTGCCACCAGGGTGCCGGCTGGCCGAATGGCGCCAAAGGACGGCGCGAGTTCCTCACGCACCGCGGAGAGATCTGCCATGTCGGTGAGATAGATGCGATAGCGAACGATATCGTTCATCTTCGCCCCCGCGCGTTCGAGAGCGGCTTCGATGTTGGAGAGCACTTGTTGCGTCTGGGCGCGCACATCGTCCTTGCCGATCACCTGTCCGTCCAGCAGAGAAATCATGCCGGAGACAAAGACACTCGTCCCGACGCGAACCGCCGGGGAATAGTTTCCCGCGGGTGGCCCAAACGAAATCAACTGACGTGGAGCCTCGTTTCCGTCGTTTGTCATGATCGGTCGGTGCTTTCGCTTGTGGCGAGCTCGAGCTCCCACTGGACCCCGTAGGGCCGTTTGGCATAGTCGAAGAGATAGTCGGCATAGCGCGCTCGCTCCGGATCGGTGATGCCGCGATCGGCCTCCTTGACCTCGGAGAACTGGAACATGAACGTCACGTCGCCGTTGCGGTAGAAGAAGTAGAGGCTCCAACGCTCGTCCCGCTCCAGCATGGTGAAATCGCTGATGAGCCGGTCCCGGTTGCGTTGCAGGTGCGCGTACGCCGCGGCCAAGTCGTCGACGACAAAGCCGAGGTGGTGCCAGCGTGAGGCTCCGCCGGTCGAGAGTGGTCCGCCTTCACCTGTGTCGAAGAGCATGATGGTCGTGGGTCCAGTGGTGAGCACTGTCAGATGGGGATCGTCGCGCATGACCCGCATCTGAACGACATCGCGCAGGAAGTCGCGCGCGCCGGGCCGATCCTCGACAGAAATCGCCAGATGATCGAATCCAATGTTGCGCCAGGATCCGTCCGCCTCAGGGATCGGTTCGGCAAAGGTGACGATCCGGTCGATGTGAAGATGATCCGCCAAATCGCCGAGGAAGTTGTCGGGATAGAGCTCGCGTCCGTCTTCGCTGCGAAAAACGAGCCGGTGCCCTGCAGTGAACTGGGTCGGCAACGCTGCATGGAACGCCTCATGGATGATGGCGCCGCGTCGAGCGGTGAGTGGATACTCTGTCCCGTTCAAGAGAAAAACGATGTCGATCTGCTGATCCGGATTGATAGGGGGCATGTGCTCGCTCCGTAGAGGAAACGGTCCGGATTCGGAACCACCGGCTAGCTCCAAGCGTACACTCATGCGAAACGGAGCGGATGAGCCGTTCCGACGATGGGGCATGCCCAATTCAGGAACAACAACGCCATGAATCGATTGTCACCCAACTCTGAGCCAGCTCCTCGATTTCGAGGCGCCGCGGCCGGCAGGGTTTTGCTTGCTTGCCTGGTGTTCGGCGCGTTTCTCGCAGGCATTGTGACCGCCGAGGCTGTCGGGATGCGCGTGGCCACCGCTTCGACCTCGATTGCCGACCAGCCCGACTTTTCGACGCTGCAAACGGTCTGGGATCTCATTCACGACGAGTTCGTCGATCCCGAAAAGATCGACGATCAAGCGCTCCTCTATGGCGCCGCCCGCGGGATGGTCGACAGTCTCGGAGATACCGGGCATTCGAGCTTCCTCGATCCAGCCGAAGCGAAGGTGTTTCGCGCCGCACTCGAGGGAGAACTCATCGGCCTGGGGATCAGCATCGAATACCGCAATCGGGAACCGGTCGTTGTCGCGCCGATCAAGAATTCCCCGGCTGAAAAGGCCGGCATCCGCGCGGGCGACATCATCGTCGAGATCGACGGTCAGCCGACCTTGGGCATGACCGATGCCGAGGTATCGCTCCATCTGCGCGGCGAGGAGGGAACGCCGGTCACGCTGACGGTCGATCGGGCGACCTCCGCGGAGCTGATCGAGATTACGGTGATACGTGGGCGGGTCGATCTCGATCCGGTGACCTGGGCGTATCTGCCAGACGGGCTCGCGATCGTGCAACTGCATGAGTTTTCGTCCGGATCCGGCCAGGCGGTCAGAGAGGCGTTGCAAGATATAACTGCCAGTGGCGAAGTCACAGGCATAGTGCTCGACCTGCGGAACAACCCTGGCGGATACGTCACCGAAGCAATCACTGTCGCGAGCCAGTTCCTGCCCGAGGGAAAGACGATCTATCTCCAACAGGAACGGGGTGGACAGGATGAGCCTATCGCCACCATTGGCAACGATGGCGCCGCGCTGGATGTGCCGCTGGTGGTGCTCGTGAATCGGGCTTCCGCCTCCGCGGCCGAGATCGTTGCCGGCGCGCTGCGAGACAATGGCCGCGCGCTTGTGATCGGCGAACGGACCTATGGAACCGGCACCGTCGTTTCGACGTTCGAGCTGCAGGGCGGATCGGCGCTGGCGCTCGGTACATCCTTCTGGAAGACACCCGATGGCGATCTGGCCTGGAAGGTCGGACTGGAGCCGGATATCGAGGTTCGGCAAGCGGACGATCTGGGAATCATCGATATCATCGATGGTCAGGCGCTTTCCGACACCCAGCTCGACGCCGCGCAGGACGACCCGCTCGAGACAGCGGTCGAGACGCTCCACGACGATATCGCAGCGGCCGCGTAGGTCACCGGGAGTGGCCTCCGGGAAAAATCGGGAGGTGCCCGCGCACCCCGCGTCTTTGGGTTCTGCATGGTATCGTTTGCGCCGGATTCGCTCAGACGTCGCTGGCCGATTCCCGAGCCTCAACGGCCCGCACGATGTTGCTTCCAAGGGGGCAGCGACCACAATGTTCTCTGTCGAAAGTTGGCCGCAACCGGCGGCTCGCGCATGGATCGTTGCGCGGCGCTTTCAAAAATTCCTGGTCGTCGGCGCTGTCGGGCTGGGCGTGAATCAAGGGATGCTCTTTCTCCTGCACCAGGGGATCGGCTCACATCTCGTCGTCTCCTCGACCATCGCCATCTTCATTTCGATGATCGTTACGTTCATGCTCAACGAGCATTGGACGTGGCACGACCGCGGCAGCGGGCCGCTCGTTCATCGGATGCTGAAGTACTTCCCCATCAATCTCATTGGGCTGGTGATCAATGTGGTTATCCTCAAGACGTTGGTGGCGGAGACCGGAATGAACTATCTGATCGCCAACTTGTTCGGCGCGGGCGCCGCCGCGGTTTGGAACTTCATTCTCAACAATCACTTCACGTGGGGAGAAAACGAGGAGTAGCCAACACCGATACACCTTTCGTGCAGATGCGTGCGAATGGCCCGTGGTGGTATACCCTTATGTGCTGCTCTTCGAACGAGACGGTCGAAGACGCATGCTGCCAGCGCCGGCAGCGTTGAGCCGCACGAATGCGTCTCCCCATCGACGATTCAACCTGTACCCTTTCGGAGGAATGTGACCGAATGCCAGTTTCGAGTAACGGGCACAGCGGCGAGGTGACCGAGCCGCGCGACACCCTGATCATGGGAGCCGGTCCCGGCGGACTCTGCTCGGCATATGTGCTTTCGAAAGCCGGCGTCAAGGCGACCGTCGTCGAGCGGGCGCCATTCGTGGGCGGTCTTGCCCGCACCATCAAACGGGACACCGAGTACGGCGAGTTCAAGTTCGACATCGGTGGGCATCGCTGGTTTACCAAGAACGACCGCCTGAACGATCTCTTCAAGGAAGTGATCGGCGAGGAATTGCTCTGGGTCAACCGCATTAGCCGGATCTATTTCGATGGCAAGTACGTCGACTATCCCCTCAAGATCAGCAACGCGCTCAAAGCCATCGGTCCGGTGACAGCTGCTCAGGCAATGGCCGATTACGGCCGCACCCGGGCGCAGAAGAAGGTGCGTCCGACACCGGTCGAATCGATGGAAGACGCCTACATCGACCAGTTCGGTCCGACGCTCTACAAGCTCTTCTTCAAGAACTACTCGGAAAAGGTCTGGGGTCTACCGTGTGACCAGATGAGTGGCGACTGGGTGACGCAGCGCTCGAAGGGGATGTCGATCGTCACGGCGGTCAAGGATGCCGTCGTCCCGTCCAAGGGCGCAGTCGTTTCCCTGATCGATGAGTTCATGTACCCGAAGTATGGATTCGGACGCCTTTCCGAACGCATGACCGACAAGATCGAAGCCATGGGCAACCAGGTGCGGCTTGGTGCTGGCGTCACCAAGGTGCATCGTGACGGAAACCGCGTTACAGGAGTGACGGTCGAAACCGAGAATGGCGAGGAGCGCCTGGAAGCGACGAACTACATTTCGTCCATTCCGTTGACGGTGCTCGCCAAGATCGTCGATCCTCCCGCGCCGGCCGACGTGTTGGCTGCAGCCGATTCGCTCACGTTCCGCAACATCATCACCGTCAATGTGATGCTCAAGCGCAAACAGGTGACCCCCGATACCTGGCTCTATGTGCACGACAAGCGCATCCTCTTTGGTCGCTTCCATGAACCGAAGAACTGGAGCCCCTACATGGTCCCCGGCGACGATTTCACGTCGCTGGTGATCGAATACTTCTGTTCCTTTGGCGACCATATCTGGGAGATGACCGAAGAAGAGCTGGTCGAGAACGCGGTCGATCATCTGGTGAACGACCTCAAGTTCATCGACCGATCCGAAGTGATCGGCGGATTCACTATCCGCGCGCCCCGGGCCTATCCCTCGTACGTGATGGGCTACGAGAAGCCGCTGAACAAGATCAAGGCATTCATCGACAGTCTCGAGAATTTGCAGATCATCGGTCGTTACGGAACCTTCCGTTACAACAACACCGATCACTCGATCGAAACCGGATTGCTGGCTGCCGAGAACATCCTTGGTGAACGGCACGATCTCGATCAGGTCAATGCCGACCAGGAATATCACGAGATCAAGCAAGTCCGAAAAACTCCAGCGGCCGCCGGAAGCTAGCGGTGGATGCCGCTGAGCGGCCCTTCCAGCCCGAATCACGAGAACACCCCGACGCGGTCGAAGCCACGTCGGGGTCGCCATCCCGGAGCGAGCGCCTGCGCCAGTTCGCCAGCACCACGGTCGGGCGATTCCTGCTCATTCTTTTCATTGTTTTCGTCGCCAAGCAGATCCTGACGGTCCTCGTCTTTCCGCCGTTTAGCGGGCACGACGAGGTTGCGCATTTCAACTACCTGCAGACGGTCGTAACCGAGCAGCGTCCGCCCGAACTCTTCCGCTGCCCGACGAACGACGGAAAAGACTGCCTCGACAGTTTCGAGCGCCTGACAGATACCGAGTTCGCTGCCTGGCAGGGAGATATCCTCCCTGACTACTACTATCGTTACTGCCAGTTCATCCTCGACTGGAGTCCCTGCGAGCCAGACAATCCCCGCTGGCTGAACGATCCGTTCCGGGCAGCAAGCTGGGGGTTCATTGGCCAGTTTCCCGCCGGCACGCAGTACGTCGCCAACCACCCTCCGCTCTACTACCTGCTGCTCGCGCCCGTGGCAAAGGCGGGAGAATCGCTTTCACCCGAGTCCCTCCAGTATGTGCTCCGCGCCATGGCGATTCTGTTCGGTTTGGCGGTCATCTTGCTGGCATTTCTGACGACGCGCCAGCTTTTTCCGAACGACCGTTTCCTGTTGATCACCGTGCCGGCGTTCGTAGCTTTCCAACCGCAGGTCTCGTATGAGAGCGCGATGGTGAACAACGACATCGCCGGGATCGCGTTCGTCAGCCTGGTGATCTACCTGCTCGCGCGTGGTCTGCGGAGCGGGTTCGACTTCGTCACGTGCGCGTGGGTTGGGGCTGCGCTTGGTCTGGCCATGTTGGCGAAGAGCAATTCGCTCTTCATCATTCCCGCGATCGCGATGGCGATCATCTTCGGGTGCGGTTGGCGCAACTGGCGCGGCTGGGTCCCAAGAGGAATCGTAACGGCCGGTGTTGGCGGCGTGCTTGTGCTTCCCTGGTACGTGTGGTTCTACCGAACCTACGGCAACCTGGACGCGTTCGAGCAGATCCGCACGCTGCAATCGCCCTGGAACAAGCCGGGAGGAACCTTTACCGAGCTCTTGTTCAACCGCGGATTTGTCTGGATGCGTTGGCGGGAGACCTGGGGTGAGTTCGGTTGGCGCAGGATTCATCTCGATAGCAGCTTTCTCTGGTTGATCGCCTTTCCGATTGTCGCTGGCCTGGTCGGACTCGGTATCTACGCATTACTCGCGGCAATGCGGCACTACTCCCAGAGCGATGCGAGCGGACCGCTTGGTTTCGAACCACCCGACCGAGCGCAGGCAATCGGTGTTGGGGTTCTCCTGCTTTCGGTCGTTACTGCCTATCTTGCCGTCATCCAGTTCGGCACCCAGTTCTCGCTGACGCAAGCCCGCTATTTCTTCCCGATCGTGAATGCATTCGCACTTCTCGTGCTGCTCGGGCTTCGGACGCTGATCCCGCGGCCGATTCGGCCTATCGGAAGCGGATTGGTTGTTTTCGGACTGGTCTTCATGAATCTCATCATCTACACGCGGTACGTTATCCCGTACTGGCATATCCAGATGAACTGACGTGCTGCCGATGGATCGACGGTCTGCCACTCGCCATGCTGTTGTCGCCAGAGTGCTCGTCTGGGGCGCCCTGAGCGCCGCGCTGCTCGGATATCTCCGATGGGGGGCCGAGCCCACGGCTGTCACCAGCTACTACTTCATCGTGCGATCGGTGCCGGAGATCTGGTCCCGCTTCTACGAGGGTTTGCCGGAGATCGGCAATGCGCGCCTGCTCGATGCCGTCTACTGGATCTGCATTGGAGCGTCAATCGCCGGAGTGCTGGCGCTGCTGTGGTTTGCTCTCGATCCAGAGGATGGTGAACCCGAGCCCGAGGCGATCGAGCGATGAACTCCATTCCGAGTCCGAGGATTCGGTTTCGGCGTTCACGCGCGATCGATGCTTTCTGGCTCGTTTTTCTTGCGATCCTTGCGCTCTGGGTTTTCCACCGGCTGGGCGCATTCGATCTCTGGAATCAGATTCCGCTTCCGGACGGCACGACCGAACGCTTTGTGCGCACCTTTGGGGCGGCGGATCACCCGTTTCACGCCACAAGGGCCGAGCTGTTGCGCCGCTCCCTGGCAAGCGGTGAGGTGATGCGCTGGGTTTCAGCGCATCAGGGTGGCTACCCGGTCGAGTTCTACCCGCTCGGGGCGCCCGCATTCGAAGTGCTGATCTGGGCGGCGATGCTCGGAGCGCTCCCGATGATGGCAGCCCACAAGCTCGCCGTTATCGTGATCTTTCTCCTGCCAGCCCTTGGATACCTGTTGCTGGCACGGGAGGACCGCATTCCGCTTGGTGTCGGCGTGCTCGCGCTGGTGTTCCACATTTCGGTGCGCGGCTTCTGGTGGTCGGGCGGCTATTGGGAGCTCGTCGACTGGGGACTCGTCAGCAGCAGTCTGGCGATGACCGCGCTGCTTGCGTTCCTGCCAATCTCGTTTCACGCGGTACGGGCGCGCTCGATCCGCTGGGGCGCCTGCGCGTCGATTGTGGCCGCGTTCGCAGTCTATACAAACGTGCGGTCGTTCATTCCGTTGGCCGCGATCGCCATTGGGATGATTGCGTCGCTCTGTTGGGAGTCAGATCGGCGTGAGCATCTCCGGGGAAAGGTCACGGCCGCGGCGGCAATCGTTGTCATGGCAGGGCTGCTGGCGGCGCCGCTCCTCATCGCATTGGCTCGGTACAACGATCTGTATTTCTTCGTCGTCTACGAGAGATACGACTCGCTGAGGGAGTACTGGGACGCATCGATGACGGCGGTCTCGCGCCCGATCCTTTGGCTCGGGCTCTCCGGACTGGCGCTTGCCTTCATACGCCCTGAATTGCGAGCTGGGCGCTTCGTTGCGTTCACCACAATCACTTATTTCGCAGTAACCATTCTCCTCAGCGGACTCATGCCTGGTCCCCATATCGAACAGCTCGAAGCCACGCGGCTCATGCCGTTCCAGCGTGCCCTCACGTTCTTTCTTGCGGCGCTCGCGGTCTATGTGACGCTGGCCCTTCTGGCGGATCTGATCAAGCGGTACCGTCTGACGATCGTCAATCTGGGGCTCGTTGCGGGGACTCTGCTCACGCTCCTGCTGTATATCTTTGTCGACAGCTCTCCTGTTCCGGAAAGCGACCGAGCCCTCTATCCGGTTCTGAACACTGGCGACTCCTACATGCTGGACCAACAGCACGCCGTCGAACTGGCCAACGAACGAGACGAGCCGGGAACCGCCATTCTGGTGCTCGGCAGCATTCTCTCCTGGCACGATCAGTTCTGGTCGATCGAGTGGAGCGAGCGACCCTTCTATTTCGACGATTGGCTCTGGTACTGGCAGAAGGACCTTGCCGGGGAGTACAACCCTGAACGTGAGCACGTCTATCCCGATCCGGCAACCACGCTCGATCCCGAATTTCTCTCTGGCCAGGGGATTGGCGCCGTTGTCGTCTTCGGACGAGCGCTCGATGCGGCGCGCAGCTCGACGGCTCTGGAATCGATTTCGGACTCCGGCACCTACAGCGTCTTTCTCGTGCGCGATCCGACCCCCGTCATTACGGCCGACGGCGCCGAGACGACCGAGATCGACCTGGAGAATCAGCGCTACTCCGCGACGGTTTCGCAACCGTCGACGACGTTCGAAGTTCGACGCAACTGGTTCCCTCGCTGGACCGCAACGGTCGACGGCCGACCGGCCGACATCACGAAAGACGCAAACGGATTCATGACGGTCACCGCGTCTGAGCCAGGCACCAGAGTCGAGCTGGTCTATGGTGTGGACGGTTGGGATTGGCTTGGCCGCATCCTGCTGCTGGCTGGAATGGCGAGCGCCGCGGTCGCAATCGTGCAGCCGCGGCGCGTCGAGCGTTTCCTGAAGATCGAATCGTCCGGGAACTAGACCCAGGGCGCGATCGGAACATCGATGATGGTCGGCAACTCCCGGTCGAACGCGAGCTTCACCTCGCGCTCGAGCTCTTCGGGGGAGTTTGCCCGCACCCCTGGGATACCATACGCCTCCGCGAGTTTCACGTAGTCCGGATTGACGAGATCGACTGCCATGTAGCGGCCGTCGCGCTCATGCTTCTGCGCGTGCTTGACTGCTGAGTAGGTCGAATCGTTGAAGATCACGATTGGCAGACCCAGGCGTTCCTGTACCGCGCAACCGAGGTCGCCCATGGTGTACTGGAACCCGCCGTCGCCGACCACCGCGACCACTGCTGCATCGGGGCGACCGATTTTCGCGCCAATGGCGGCTGGCACCGCAAACCCAAG
The genomic region above belongs to Thermomicrobiales bacterium and contains:
- a CDS encoding Rid family hydrolase codes for the protein MTNDGNEAPRQLISFGPPAGNYSPAVRVGTSVFVSGMISLLDGQVIGKDDVRAQTQQVLSNIEAALERAGAKMNDIVRYRIYLTDMADLSAVREELAPSFGAIRPAGTLVAVAGLIHPDLKIEIDVDAIIGSGVPSESQSRSA
- a CDS encoding VOC family protein; the encoded protein is MPPINPDQQIDIVFLLNGTEYPLTARRGAIIHEAFHAALPTQFTAGHRLVFRSEDGRELYPDNFLGDLADHLHIDRIVTFAEPIPEADGSWRNIGFDHLAISVEDRPGARDFLRDVVQMRVMRDDPHLTVLTTGPTTIMLFDTGEGGPLSTGGASRWHHLGFVVDDLAAAYAHLQRNRDRLISDFTMLERDERWSLYFFYRNGDVTFMFQFSEVKEADRGITDPERARYADYLFDYAKRPYGVQWELELATSESTDRS
- a CDS encoding S41 family peptidase, which translates into the protein MNRLSPNSEPAPRFRGAAAGRVLLACLVFGAFLAGIVTAEAVGMRVATASTSIADQPDFSTLQTVWDLIHDEFVDPEKIDDQALLYGAARGMVDSLGDTGHSSFLDPAEAKVFRAALEGELIGLGISIEYRNREPVVVAPIKNSPAEKAGIRAGDIIVEIDGQPTLGMTDAEVSLHLRGEEGTPVTLTVDRATSAELIEITVIRGRVDLDPVTWAYLPDGLAIVQLHEFSSGSGQAVREALQDITASGEVTGIVLDLRNNPGGYVTEAITVASQFLPEGKTIYLQQERGGQDEPIATIGNDGAALDVPLVVLVNRASASAAEIVAGALRDNGRALVIGERTYGTGTVVSTFELQGGSALALGTSFWKTPDGDLAWKVGLEPDIEVRQADDLGIIDIIDGQALSDTQLDAAQDDPLETAVETLHDDIAAAA
- a CDS encoding GtrA family protein, which encodes MFSVESWPQPAARAWIVARRFQKFLVVGAVGLGVNQGMLFLLHQGIGSHLVVSSTIAIFISMIVTFMLNEHWTWHDRGSGPLVHRMLKYFPINLIGLVINVVILKTLVAETGMNYLIANLFGAGAAAVWNFILNNHFTWGENEE
- a CDS encoding FAD-dependent oxidoreductase, with translation MPVSSNGHSGEVTEPRDTLIMGAGPGGLCSAYVLSKAGVKATVVERAPFVGGLARTIKRDTEYGEFKFDIGGHRWFTKNDRLNDLFKEVIGEELLWVNRISRIYFDGKYVDYPLKISNALKAIGPVTAAQAMADYGRTRAQKKVRPTPVESMEDAYIDQFGPTLYKLFFKNYSEKVWGLPCDQMSGDWVTQRSKGMSIVTAVKDAVVPSKGAVVSLIDEFMYPKYGFGRLSERMTDKIEAMGNQVRLGAGVTKVHRDGNRVTGVTVETENGEERLEATNYISSIPLTVLAKIVDPPAPADVLAAADSLTFRNIITVNVMLKRKQVTPDTWLYVHDKRILFGRFHEPKNWSPYMVPGDDFTSLVIEYFCSFGDHIWEMTEEELVENAVDHLVNDLKFIDRSEVIGGFTIRAPRAYPSYVMGYEKPLNKIKAFIDSLENLQIIGRYGTFRYNNTDHSIETGLLAAENILGERHDLDQVNADQEYHEIKQVRKTPAAAGS
- a CDS encoding glycosyltransferase family 39 protein; the encoded protein is MDAAERPFQPESREHPDAVEATSGSPSRSERLRQFASTTVGRFLLILFIVFVAKQILTVLVFPPFSGHDEVAHFNYLQTVVTEQRPPELFRCPTNDGKDCLDSFERLTDTEFAAWQGDILPDYYYRYCQFILDWSPCEPDNPRWLNDPFRAASWGFIGQFPAGTQYVANHPPLYYLLLAPVAKAGESLSPESLQYVLRAMAILFGLAVILLAFLTTRQLFPNDRFLLITVPAFVAFQPQVSYESAMVNNDIAGIAFVSLVIYLLARGLRSGFDFVTCAWVGAALGLAMLAKSNSLFIIPAIAMAIIFGCGWRNWRGWVPRGIVTAGVGGVLVLPWYVWFYRTYGNLDAFEQIRTLQSPWNKPGGTFTELLFNRGFVWMRWRETWGEFGWRRIHLDSSFLWLIAFPIVAGLVGLGIYALLAAMRHYSQSDASGPLGFEPPDRAQAIGVGVLLLSVVTAYLAVIQFGTQFSLTQARYFFPIVNAFALLVLLGLRTLIPRPIRPIGSGLVVFGLVFMNLIIYTRYVIPYWHIQMN